Proteins from a single region of Hymenobacter aquaticus:
- a CDS encoding efflux RND transporter permease subunit, with protein MPLRKLSYLTLLGLALITAVSVYFVAQLRFNYNFNDFYPAGDPDLDYYQQYSARFGNDNDYVLLGLEAPEGHSVFEPGFLTKVDSLTRFIQQRRHVVHVTSPTNATNPVVEGFGVFNVPYLHPQEPARRAQDSVLVYRTPGLVGNLIARDAHAVTILFQTAPNLSKPPGDSLLAAVRTELSRQGVAESQYHLAGKMVAQSVFVDRLQWELVVFMSLSVVLVTVLLWFTFRTWWGVVLPLVVVLGAIVWGLGLMSACGVSIDLMTALLPIMLFVVGMSDTIHIITRYSTELGYGASKKDSLLIALKESGFGSGLSAITTSIGFFTLMTSTIRPIYNFGLFTGIAVLLTFALSFTLLPAMLVLLRKPQLRVPRAEGHSWDGVLGRLFRTVLAQRRLVVGLSALILIGSVASASRIRINSALLDDLSKNDPVKLDFAFFEKNFAGVRPFELALQPAPGRSIYDLQVLRETEEIETYLQKSYGLNFVASPVTIIKSVRKALNGGLLEEYRLPASEAELQQLVRRVKLFRKKPEFRALVLPDASAGRLTGRMPDVGSIRADALNADLRGFLRQHTDPNILQTRLTGSANLIDKNNENLTLNMITGMSIDIVMVTLIVLLLFRSLRMTIVVLIPNLVPILIVAGVMGAAGVSMKVSTSIIFTIAFGIAVDDTIHFISKLKLTLLHERSLFKAVRKTYLMAGKAVIVTSLILVGGFSTLIFSSFDGTFYVGLLIGLTLLFGVVAELTLLPILILYFYKHKPKEIRQPLAVKL; from the coding sequence ATGCCGCTTCGCAAACTCAGTTACCTCACCCTGCTCGGCCTGGCCCTGATTACGGCCGTGAGCGTCTATTTCGTGGCCCAGCTGCGCTTCAACTACAATTTCAACGACTTCTACCCCGCCGGCGACCCGGACCTGGACTACTACCAGCAGTACTCGGCCCGCTTCGGCAACGACAACGACTACGTGCTGCTGGGCCTGGAAGCCCCCGAGGGTCACTCGGTATTTGAGCCCGGGTTCCTGACCAAAGTCGATTCGCTGACGCGCTTTATTCAGCAGCGCCGCCACGTGGTGCACGTCACCTCGCCCACCAACGCCACCAACCCCGTGGTCGAAGGCTTCGGCGTGTTCAACGTGCCCTACCTGCACCCGCAGGAGCCCGCCCGCCGGGCCCAGGACTCCGTGCTGGTATACCGCACGCCGGGCCTAGTGGGCAACCTGATTGCGCGCGACGCCCACGCGGTGACCATCCTGTTTCAGACCGCGCCCAACCTGAGCAAGCCGCCCGGCGACTCGCTGCTGGCGGCCGTGCGCACCGAGCTCAGCCGGCAGGGCGTGGCCGAAAGCCAGTACCATTTGGCCGGCAAGATGGTGGCCCAGTCGGTGTTCGTCGACCGGCTGCAGTGGGAGCTGGTGGTGTTTATGAGCTTGTCGGTGGTGCTGGTCACGGTGCTGCTCTGGTTCACCTTCCGGACGTGGTGGGGCGTGGTGCTGCCCCTGGTGGTGGTGCTGGGGGCTATTGTGTGGGGCCTGGGGCTGATGAGCGCCTGCGGGGTCAGCATCGATTTGATGACGGCCCTGCTGCCCATCATGCTCTTCGTGGTGGGCATGTCCGACACCATCCACATCATCACCCGCTACAGCACCGAGCTGGGCTACGGGGCCAGCAAAAAGGATTCGTTGCTGATTGCCCTCAAGGAGTCGGGCTTCGGCTCGGGTTTGTCGGCCATTACCACCAGCATCGGGTTTTTTACCCTGATGACCAGCACCATCCGGCCCATCTACAACTTCGGCCTGTTTACCGGCATTGCCGTGCTGCTCACCTTTGCCCTGTCGTTTACCTTGCTGCCGGCCATGCTGGTGCTGTTGCGCAAGCCCCAGCTGCGGGTGCCGCGCGCCGAGGGCCACAGCTGGGACGGGGTGCTGGGCCGTCTGTTTCGCACGGTGCTGGCCCAGCGCCGGCTGGTGGTGGGCCTCTCAGCCCTGATTCTGATTGGCTCGGTGGCCTCGGCTTCGCGCATCCGCATCAACTCGGCCCTGCTCGATGATTTGTCGAAAAACGACCCGGTAAAGCTGGATTTCGCCTTTTTCGAGAAGAACTTCGCCGGCGTGCGACCCTTCGAGCTGGCCTTGCAGCCGGCCCCCGGCCGCAGCATCTACGATTTGCAGGTGCTGCGCGAAACCGAGGAAATCGAAACCTACCTGCAGAAAAGCTACGGCCTGAACTTCGTGGCCTCGCCCGTGACCATCATCAAATCGGTGCGCAAGGCCCTGAACGGCGGCCTGTTGGAAGAGTACCGCCTGCCCGCTTCCGAGGCCGAGCTGCAGCAGCTGGTGCGCCGGGTGAAGCTGTTTCGCAAGAAGCCCGAGTTCCGGGCCCTGGTGCTGCCCGACGCCTCCGCGGGCCGCCTCACCGGCCGCATGCCCGACGTGGGCAGCATCCGGGCCGACGCGCTGAATGCCGACTTGCGTGGGTTTTTACGGCAGCACACCGACCCCAACATTCTGCAAACCCGCCTCACCGGCTCGGCTAACCTCATCGACAAAAACAACGAAAACCTCACGCTCAACATGATTACGGGCATGAGCATCGACATTGTGATGGTCACGCTCATCGTGCTGCTGCTCTTCCGCAGCCTGCGCATGACCATCGTGGTGCTGATTCCCAACCTGGTCCCGATTCTGATTGTGGCCGGGGTGATGGGCGCGGCCGGGGTGAGCATGAAGGTCAGCACCAGCATCATCTTCACCATTGCCTTCGGTATTGCCGTTGACGACACCATCCACTTCATCAGCAAGCTCAAGCTGACCCTGCTGCACGAGCGGAGCCTATTCAAGGCCGTGCGCAAAACCTACCTGATGGCCGGCAAAGCGGTGATTGTCACGTCCCTGATTCTGGTGGGCGGCTTCAGCACGCTCATCTTCTCCTCCTTCGACGGCACC